The following coding sequences lie in one Arachis hypogaea cultivar Tifrunner chromosome 9, arahy.Tifrunner.gnm2.J5K5, whole genome shotgun sequence genomic window:
- the LOC112710418 gene encoding ubiquitin-like protein ATG12 yields the protein MAAESPSSVRKVVVHLRATGDAPILKQSKFKIAGADKFAKVIDFLRRQLHRETLFVYVNSAFSPNPDESIIDLYTNFGFDGKLVVNYACSMAWG from the exons ATGGCTGCTGAGTCACCAAGTTCCGTTCGTAAAG TGGTTGTTCATCTGAGAGCCACTGGTGATGCTCCTATTCTCAAGCAATCTAAATTCAAG ATAGCAGGAGCTGATAAATTTGCAAAGGTGATAGATTTTCTTAGACGGCAACTCCACAGGGAAACATTG TTTGTATATGTAAACAGTGCTTTTTCACCCAATCCTGATGAATCGATCATTGATTTGTATACT AATTTTGGTTTTGATGGCAAATTGGTGGTCAACTACGCATGTTCTATGGCATGGGGCTAA